One Bythopirellula goksoeyrii genomic window, TTTGAGCCGGGTGGTCACAAGTGCGCCGCTATGGAAGGTTTAATCAAAGAAGGCGCAGAACTTCTCAACGGAGATATTCCTCCTAAAGTTCGGGATGCCGCCCTGGTTGGTGCAGCTCAGCGGGTGGAGCACTATGAAATGGCCGGCTATGGAACAGCACGAGCTTATGCTGAGAAGCTTGGCGAACACAAGGCGGCGGATGTGCTGCAGAAGACGCTCAACGAAGAAGGTCATGCCAACCAGCATCTGACGCGGCTAGCTGAGCGGAGTCTCAATTTCCTCGCAATGACGAAGTGAGCTGTAAACAGCCTTACGGCGATGCTGTTGGTGCTCGTGTTGAGTTCATTACACTCACCGAACGATGCGAAGGGATTCTGAGATGACTACCGATATCCGTGTGACTTATGAACCAACAGTGTTAGCCGAGAAAGTTAAGAATTCCATCGACAAACTTGGGTATCCAGAATTGAAGAACATTCGATGTCGAGCACATCAGTCTGATATTCATCTGCAGGGACATCTCGCTTCTTACTATCTCAAACAAGTCGTACAAACCATCGCTATAAAAGTACCGGGAGTTCACAAAGTAATCAATGACATCGAAGTGAGTTTCCCGAAACCAGAATCAACGTCCCATCAGCGTTGAGGGGACATACGTTGAAGACCGTAGTTGCCATTGAGGCCATCTACATACTCGTGAAAGGAGCAAGACATGAATTGGGATCAGATTAAAGGACAATGGAAAGAAACGAAAGGCCAAGTCCAACAGAAGTGGGGCAAGCTTACCGACGATGACCTTGATGTCATCGACGGAAATCGCGAGGAATTGGCCGGCAAGATTCAGCAGCGATACGGTATCGCCAAAGAAGAAGCTGAGAAACAAGTGGAGGAATTCCAGAACTCCTGTAGTTGCTAGAACGCACAACAACGAATAATCGTTGTTGGAATCTATTCACACAAAACTTGGTTATGGAGATAGGAAACATGAGATATCGATCTATTACTGCCGCTCTAGCGGCAATGGCGCTACTTGTTGCAAGCACCTCTGTCGTTGATGCACAATCTACGACAACAACCCGCGATGCCCGCCAATCAAACCGAGCAAACGATATGCAAGGTAAGACTGTGAGAGCGAGCGAGATCATTGGCATGAATGTCTACAACCCGCAGGGTGAAGATTTGGCCGAGATCAATGATGTTGTTCTCGATCCCAACACAGGCAAGGTCCGCTATGCCGCAGTAACCTACGGTGGTGTCCTGGGTATCGGTGACGAAATGTTTGCCGTTCCTTGGGAGGCCTTCGAATGCACCGTGGATCCTGATGATCCGGATGATCATCGCCTGACACTCGATGTGTCTAAGCAACAACTTGAAGGAGCGCAAGGGTTCAATCAGGATAACTGGCCTAATTTTGCTGACCCCAACTTTACTAACGATCTCGATAGGCGATATCGAGTGAGTCGCAATCCCGATCGAAATAGGGGAAGCAACAATGGGCTCAACCGCAACGGTCTGAATACCGACCGAGATCGCAATGTGGACGTCAATGTCGATCGGAATGGTGTGGACGTGGATGTCGATGGCAATCGACAAAACCGGGCGCAGTAAACCACCCATAGGATGGTGAAGAGGAGTTTGTGTAAGGAAACCAAGCCGTCGCGGATTATGAATCCTTCATAGTTCGCGGCGGTTATTTACTATTCTGGACACCTCTTTGGTTGGCTGGTAGCTCAGCGAAGCACTCGCACTAATTCAAGAACAGGAGCCTATTCCATGTCACAAGTTCACTGCTCGGCAATTCTACTCTTAGGACTTTGTGGAATGCTCTATTCTCCTACTCTGATGGCGGAACAGAGCGGTGAGCAAAAGCAATCTGTTCCGCAAACCTACATGCCAGTCATAGATCAAGATTTTGACGCAACCCGTCAGAAAGACTCAGAGAATAAACCGTCGGTCATGGAACGTCAGCAGAACCTGCTCGATAGTCGTTATGATTTGAGCGATAAACCTAGCGAAGAGAAAATGTCCGGCGGGCGAAAATCTGTACAAGAAGGTGTGCGTGTCAAGCTGAAAGAGGGAACGAGTTGGACAGATCTTGGAAAAATGGCCCCCCAGCAAATTCGCGAGCGAGGGCTTTTTCCGATGGGATTTCGTCCCCTGCCCCACGCAAAGCACTCAACTGGCGGAATGGTTTTCCCCAAGAATCAAATAGACAAGATTCAAGAGGCCGAACATCGCGACTTGCAACGATTTGACGTCGATTTCGATCTTCCGGATCACTTAACTCCTGAATATCCACCCCCCATGTTTCTCAGCAGCCGTCCTGACTTAGGAGATGTGTCGGAGGGGGAGGTTCTCACGATCAAGAACTATTACCGCTTGCTAAAGGGCAAGGTCACTCCTGTACAAATGGAAGGAATGAGACTGCTCTTGACCCCGTTTCCGCAGCAACAGTTCAATCAAACAGATGATCGCAAAGTTGCTACCGCCCAGCTTGGAGTAACCTGCCTCGATTGTCATGTAAATGGACATACCAATGCGACTTTTCACCTGAACCCCGATACCCGTCCTCAACAGAATCGATTTCGCATCGATACGGTCAGCCTCCGTGGGATGTTCAATCAATTGATTCATGGATCCAAGCGATCGCTCCGATCGGTGGAGGACTTTACCGAGTTCGAGCAGCGTACGGCCTACTTTGATGGTGATCATGTGACCGCTGCTAAGAAGGGCGTACATTTACCAGATCGCTCGGACCAGGTCGCTATGATGGCTCAAATGCAGAACATGCTTGACTTCCCTCCCGCTCCAAAAATGGATCGACTTGGTCGGTTAATTCCTGAAAAGGCAACGCAGCAAGAGCTAAGAGGTGAAGAACTCTTCTTCGGTAAAGCAAATTGTTCCCAATGTCATCCGGCACCTTTTTATCTCGACAACAAGATGCATGACCTGCAGGTTGGTCGATTCTACGAACCGGAGATGATAAGCGATCACTACGATGTTGCAGCTGGGCCAATCAAGACTTTTACTCTTCGCGGAATCAAAGATTCCCCGCCGTATCTCCATGATGGCAGATTGATGACGCTCGATGACACAGTGGCTTTTTTCAATATAATATTCTCGTTGCAACTTGACCAAGATGAGCAGCAGGCGTTAGCAGCTTTTATGCGTTGCTTGTAGCAGCTAAAGTCGTTCCCTGGGGAATTCGGTTTGGTAAATGAAAACGAGAGTGAATTGCGAAACTCGGCGATTATAGTTGCGCTCGTGGCGGTTACTATTGTCATACTTGGTGCCTTCGCTTCGGCACTTGTTTTGGCCTCTGAAATCTGTCTTATTCTCTTCCTGGGCGTTTTGTTTGGTGTTTTCCTGACGCGATTGAGTCGTCTGTTGGCGCGATACACACCACTTGCTTATGCTTGGAGCTTGGCGGCGGTGACCATTGGGTTAGTCCTCGGAGCCTTTGGACTCGTCACGCTGTTCGGTGTTCAGGTCAATTCACAGATTATGGAAGCTATAGATTATGCTGACGAAGGGATAAAGGAACTCCGTGACTTGGCCGATCGATATCCCACGATCAAATCTGTTTTACATTCGACACCTTTTGCGCGCCAATTGATAGACGACGAGTCTGCAGAGCAATCTCGTGAAGAAACTGAGAAAGATGAAGATTCGACTTCCGACGAGCAACGCGAGTCTGATTCGGCAAAGAATTCGTCGAAGGCAAAAGAGATGGAGCAGAATGCAATCCGAAACACTGCACAGAGAGGCATAAAGGCGGTCGCAGGTATCTTTCGATCGAGCTTCGGGCTGTTGGTCAATGGTTTACTGATTTTCTTTACAGGCGTGTTTCTAGCCATCGATCCTGCCATGTATCGCGATGGCTGTGTCAAACTATTCCCCAAGCAACGCAGGGAACGAGCTCGCGAAATCATGGATCAGATGGGAGAAACCCTCTGGCAGTGGCTTCTTGGTCGATTCGCTACGATGGCGATCACTGGGGGAGGGGCAGGATTGTTGCTTTGGGCTCTTGGCATTCCGATGGCCTTTACCTTGGGAATCATAACCGCTCTGCTATCGTTCGTTCCCAATATCGGACCTGCCGTGGCCTTAGTTCTAGCAGTCTTGTTTGCGCTCCCTCAAGGAGGAACGACTGTCTTGTATGTCGTTGTAGGCTACATTGCATTGCAACTGATCGAAAGCTATGTCATCACCCCCGTAATACAACAGAAACAAGCTGCCCTCCCACCGGCATTGTTACTCTCTGTTCAGGCACTGATGGGAGTCGTTTTCGGATTTCTGGGTACCGCGGTGGCATCTCCCTTATTGGCAGTGGCAAAAGTAGGGATTGAGGAGGTCTACATCAAGGATTTCCTTGAATCCTCTGAGAACAGCTAAGTTCGCGTGGAGGGTCCAGTCTCTTTTTCGGATTTTGTTACAATGCTTTCCAAAGCGTCATCAACTCTCTCATGGTGAGTTTTATGAAAAAAGTATTGCTGATTATCATTGACGCACTGGCGACGCGAGTCTTGGAACCACAACTACAAGCCGGCCGCCTGCCAAATTTCTCTCGCCTAATAGAGGTAGGACAACTGCACCGCGAGTGTATTGCCGTCTTCCCCTCGATTACCCCAGCAGCCACGTGTGCACTCGCCACAGGCTGCTACCCACATGAACATGGCATTGCAGGGGCTTATTGGTATGACGAAGACCAGGACGACGTGGCCTATTTTGGCACAGATATTTGGGCAATTCTCAATGAAGGTATCGACCACTATCTTACTGACTTTCAGCACGAATTGAACTGTCGTCGGCTGAGAGTCCCCACAATTTTTGAACAGATCGAAAAACACGGTCATCTGCGCGATGCGGTCATCAACCTCTTATGGTTTCGAGGGACGGTTGACCACGAAATCTCCTGGCCGCCTCTGTTCAAACTCATTCCAGGTGACCCTGCAGAAAAGTTGCCCGGCCCACACCTGATGTTTATGGGGGATTTTGTGAATACCCCGCTTCCCCGAGGGGAAAGGCTCAAGGTTCGTGGCGGCATAACACGTCGATACGGATTTCATGACGAAACCACGGCCGACTATCTTCTCCAGTTGGCAGAACTCGATTCCCTACCAGAGTTTACTCTGGCCTATTTTCCGAACAACGATTTTGATAGCCACAAAGAAGGGCCAATGAAGGCCGCAAAGAGCCTGGAACAAATCGATATTCAGTTGGGCCGTCTCTTCGAGATTCACGGTGAGCTTGCTAGTTTGCTTGAAGAGTATGCGATTGTCATAACGGGGGACCATAGCCAGAGCGATCTTTCATCAGCCAAAGAAGCCGCAGTCGATCTCAATGAGGTATTGGAGCAATTTCAAGTTGTTAAGGCTGGATCAGCTTGGGAGAGCGGCGAGGACGTGATGGTCTGTCCAAACATGCGTGCTGCACAAATCTACTTGCAAGAGGATTCTTGGCGAAATCGCGCTGCCATCATCGACTGCCTGCTAAAATGCAAACAGGTCGATCAAGTTGTTTGGTGCGACTCCGAGAATGGCCTGAGTGAGTCAAGACAGGTTCAGTTCCATGTTGCAACATTTGATCGAGGTCACCTGACGTTCTCGTTGGAGAGACAACATGATCCCATGGGCAGGGACGACTACGGTGCCGGCTGGACTTGGACTGGCGACTTGAGAGCGCTTGATGCAATGGTAGATTCCGAAGGTCGAATCCGCTTTGGAGACTATCCAAATGCTTTTGAAAGAATTGCCACAGCATTCTTTCGCAAGAGTGGGAGTTTATGGGTCACGGCTCGGTTAGGACATGAGTTCTGTCTTCCAAACACAGCCTGCAACGAGAAAGGTTCCCATGGATCGCTGCACTCTCTGGATTCTACTTCGCCAGTGATCGCAGCAGGTTTACCTGCTTCCATCACGTTGCCTGAAAAGCTACGGAGCGTCGACGTCACGCCCCTCTGTCTAATGTTGCTCGATTTAGACCCACCGCGAAGGCTGGGAGAAAGTCACGTAACATAAGCATATCGCATTCTGCGTTACACGATTCCATAAGAGAGCATCGCGTCTGCTACTTTCTTGAATCCGGCAATATTCGCTCCATCGGCATAATTTACTTTGCCTCCAGAAGTGCCATGTTCGACACACCTCCGGTGAATTGCACCCATAATCTTTTGCAGTCGCTCATCGACTTCTTCACGCGACCAACTGATGCGCATCGCATTTTGGCTTTGCTCTAATCCGCTCACTGCCACGCCTCCTGCATTCGATGCCTTGCCGGGAGCATGGGGAATCGAATGTTCGCGAAACACATCGCTCGCTTCAGGAGTGGTGGGCATGTTGGCCCCTTCGCACACGGCCATCACTCCGTTGGCTACTAACGTCGAGGCATCCTTTGCATCTAATTCATTCTGTGTTGCACAAGGCATTGCGATGTCGCAAGGAATGTTCCAGGGAGCTGCGTCCTTGTGAAACTTGACGCCTTTGTAAGTGGTTGCAAATTCAGAAATCCGGCCACGCCTTTTCTCTTTCAAATCTTTGATAAACTGCAATTGATCCTGATCGAGCCCTTCGGTGATCTCCACCGTTCCATCGGAATCACTTAGCGTGATGACTTTGGCGCCTTTCTCGAGCGCTTTTTCTGCCGCGTAGATGGCAACATTGCCCGCCCCGGAAATAGCAATACGCTTATTGGCCAACTCATCGCTTCTTTGATGAAGCATTTGCTCCAAGAAATAGACGCATCCCCACCCCGTGGCTTCAGTTCGTACCGCGCTCCCGCCATAGTCTTTCCCCTTGCCCGTCATTGCTCCAGACCACAGGTTTTCCAAACGCATGTATTGCCCAAATAGATAACTAATCTCACGTGATCCCACGCCAATATCTCCTGCTGGGACATCGGTATTCTCGCCAATGTGGCGATGCAACTCGGTCATCATACTCTGACAAAATCGCATTACTTCGCGATCGGATTTCCCTTTGGGATTAAAATTTGCTCCTCCTTTGGCTCCGCCCATGGGTAGACCGGTGAGACTATTCTTGAAGATTTGCTCGAATCCTAGAAACTTCAGAACGCTTTGTGTTACAGTCGGCGCAAAGCGGAGTCCGCCTTTGTACGGTCCCAAGGCGTGATTGAACTGGACTCGCCAGGCTCGATTCGCGCGCACCAATCCATCGTCTGTTTCCCAAGTGACTCGAAAGATGATAATGCGATCCGGTTCGGTCACCCGCTCCAGGATCTCGGCCTTCCGATAGGCATCGTGCTCGAGATACCATGGCATCACAGAGGTGGCAACCTCCTCAACTGCTTGATGAAACTCCTTTTCGTGGGGGTTCCGCTTCTTGAGCCCGGCCATGAATCGCTTGAGTTGTTTATCGACTGTTTGACTCATGTAATAAGACCTCAAAAGGATGGTGGTTGCTAAGCCATCAGAAAGAATGCACCGAAACCATTCGCTAGGCGGACATTCTGTCCACTTCTTCTGCAAACATAAATGAAGAACTTGTGTTTAGGTAGTCCTGTTATACGGCACGCGAATTGCTTTAAGTTCCTTTAAGTTGACTTTTCATATCACAAATGAAGGAGGCATCAAAAATGGCTACTCAAACAGAGAACGTACCTAAGCAAGGCGAGACCTACAAGTGTGAGAAATGTGGAATGGAGATGAAAGTGACCGCCGACTGCAATTGCAAAGAAGGCTGTCCTGAGCTCTCGTGTTGTGGCGAACCCTTGAAGAAGGTTTAGCCTGTTCGCTCAAAGAAACTGAGGAGTCAAAAGATGGCATGTGTTCGCCAACCCAAATACCGCACTAGAGATTCTCGGCGAACTTGGTTCAACCGAGCACGTTCGACTCTCGCTTCCATACCACGGAAGAAACCGGGGAATCTGCCGACAGATCCACTTCCCCCGGAGCCACCAGAGCCAAAAGATGTGCCGGCCCCGTCGCCGACCGATGTACCGGCACCTTCGCCATTCGACGATCCCGTTCCCGAGCCAACGGATGTCCCACCGCCTGAGCCGACTCCGCCACTCTGAGTCGCCTGCAAATAATCTAACTTAACAAGGAGAAGTTAATCATGCCTGACAAGCAACTTACAGGAAAAACAATTGCTTTTCTTGCCACTGATGGATTTGAACAAGTTGAATTGACCAAGCCGTGGGAGGCCATTAAGGAGGCAGGAGCTGATGTCGTGTTGGTTTCGCCCAAATCAGGCACCATCCAAGGCATGAATCACGATGAAAAGGCAGACAAATTCACAGTTGATAAGTCGATCGACGCTGTGAGCGCTGAGAACTACGATGGCCTCGTGCTTCCTGGCGGGGTTGCCAACCCGGATGCCCTGCGGATGAACGACACGTGCGTCGATTTTGTACGCGACTTTTTCAAACAAGGTAAACCTGTTGCCGCAATATGCCATGGTCCCTGGACCTTAATCGAAGCAGATGTCGTCAAAGGCCGGAAAGTGACTTCCTGGCCTAGCCTAAAAACAGATCTCACCAATGCTGGTGCCGACTGGGTGGACGAAGAATACGTATGCGACCAAGGACTCGTGACAAGCCGAAATCCTGACGACCTACCCGCATTCTGCAAGAAAGCGATTGAAGAGTTTGCCGAAGGGGTCCATGCAGAACAGTCCGCTTGACGACCAGGAGAAGGGAGAACCTCTATGCTTGCTCAATTCAGCATCTGGGCCCTTGATGATCCGCATTTGCGGAATGAAATGGCCACCATACGTCAACTCTTGGAAGATGAAGGTTTTGATTTTGATATGAAACGGATGTCTACAACAATTGAAGGGAGTTTTGAACAAATCACTAGTGTTATTGGGCAATGCCATGAGCGGCTTAGCGAATCGCACAAACGACTTCTAGTAAACATCACGATCGATGATGATCGTGCATAGCTCCAAGAATTCACGTAATTCTTAAATAGGGAAACAGTCTATGACTACTAATTTCGCCACAAATGTTCTTTCTGCTAGCACGATTTCAGGAGATATTGTGAAGAATCCCAAGGGAGAAGAATTGGGAACGATCAAGGACCTGATGATTGATACTGCCTCGGGACGCGTAGCCTACGCAGTCCTTTCCTTCGGGGGGTTTCTAGGCATGGGCGACAAGCTCTTTGCCGTGCCATTCAAGGCGCTCGACCTCGACGCTGACGATCAATGCTTCAGGCTAGCCGTCGAGAAGGAACGGTTGGAGAAAGCTCATGGCTTCGATCCAAACCATTGGCCCGACATGGCCGATCAAACGTGGCAGTCGGAAGTACACGGGGTTTATGGTGTCGATCCCTATTGGGATTAGCCTTCAACTAGAACTAGGAACTCTCGTAACATCACGCAAAAAAGAAAGGATACCTTCTCATGAGACTTTTTCATTATGCACATTTCACTCACTTGGCCGTAATCGTCGGGCAACTATTTTATTCTGTAGCAACGGGCCAGGAGGTGCACACTCAGCAACTTGACAACAGTGCTTCCACCCAGAATGGTCAGCATTCCCAATTGGAAGTTACTGACTTCTACGCTGGCTCACTGATTCTCATGAACAACGGGATCATCGAGATGAGTGAGATAGCGGAGAAAGACTCCGATACAGAAGAAGTAGTTCAATTTGCCGAGAACCTTGCCGAAGCTCATCGACAGCTAAATGAGAAAATCAAAGAGTTTGCCCCTCAAGTGGCACAGATGCTACCAGCTACAGGGAGTGCCACTGGCCCCCACAATACTGGCAACGTGAACCAATCTCAGCCAGCAGCTTTTCCGCTTAAGCAACTACTGACGATTCAAAAAAAGGCTGCCGACAACTACCAAGTCTCAAGCATCATGATGCTCAACAATTATCAAGGACAGGATTTTGACATGGCATTCCTGGGGATGCAAATCGGGGCTCACACCTGGAGCCTGGCCGAGTTGAAAGCCTTGGATTCCGTTGGTAACGAACA contains:
- a CDS encoding DUF4142 domain-containing protein, which gives rise to MRLFHYAHFTHLAVIVGQLFYSVATGQEVHTQQLDNSASTQNGQHSQLEVTDFYAGSLILMNNGIIEMSEIAEKDSDTEEVVQFAENLAEAHRQLNEKIKEFAPQVAQMLPATGSATGPHNTGNVNQSQPAAFPLKQLLTIQKKAADNYQVSSIMMLNNYQGQDFDMAFLGMQIGAHTWSLAELKALDSVGNEQFQQIVAEARSKVEQHLAEAKRLSKKFEDDQKFAGKQARQQ
- a CDS encoding CsbD family protein, whose translation is MNWDQIKGQWKETKGQVQQKWGKLTDDDLDVIDGNREELAGKIQQRYGIAKEEAEKQVEEFQNSCSC
- the gdhA gene encoding NADP-specific glutamate dehydrogenase, producing the protein MSQTVDKQLKRFMAGLKKRNPHEKEFHQAVEEVATSVMPWYLEHDAYRKAEILERVTEPDRIIIFRVTWETDDGLVRANRAWRVQFNHALGPYKGGLRFAPTVTQSVLKFLGFEQIFKNSLTGLPMGGAKGGANFNPKGKSDREVMRFCQSMMTELHRHIGENTDVPAGDIGVGSREISYLFGQYMRLENLWSGAMTGKGKDYGGSAVRTEATGWGCVYFLEQMLHQRSDELANKRIAISGAGNVAIYAAEKALEKGAKVITLSDSDGTVEITEGLDQDQLQFIKDLKEKRRGRISEFATTYKGVKFHKDAAPWNIPCDIAMPCATQNELDAKDASTLVANGVMAVCEGANMPTTPEASDVFREHSIPHAPGKASNAGGVAVSGLEQSQNAMRISWSREEVDERLQKIMGAIHRRCVEHGTSGGKVNYADGANIAGFKKVADAMLSYGIV
- a CDS encoding BON domain-containing protein; the encoded protein is MTTDIRVTYEPTVLAEKVKNSIDKLGYPELKNIRCRAHQSDIHLQGHLASYYLKQVVQTIAIKVPGVHKVINDIEVSFPKPESTSHQR
- a CDS encoding YciE/YciF ferroxidase family protein → MKLDNLQKLYVQELKDLHSAEMQLVEALPKMESAATDSNLKEAFRNHLQETKQHVSRLEEIFKELDFEPGGHKCAAMEGLIKEGAELLNGDIPPKVRDAALVGAAQRVEHYEMAGYGTARAYAEKLGEHKAADVLQKTLNEEGHANQHLTRLAERSLNFLAMTK
- a CDS encoding thiamine-binding protein, producing the protein MLAQFSIWALDDPHLRNEMATIRQLLEDEGFDFDMKRMSTTIEGSFEQITSVIGQCHERLSESHKRLLVNITIDDDRA
- a CDS encoding cytochrome B6 → MSQVHCSAILLLGLCGMLYSPTLMAEQSGEQKQSVPQTYMPVIDQDFDATRQKDSENKPSVMERQQNLLDSRYDLSDKPSEEKMSGGRKSVQEGVRVKLKEGTSWTDLGKMAPQQIRERGLFPMGFRPLPHAKHSTGGMVFPKNQIDKIQEAEHRDLQRFDVDFDLPDHLTPEYPPPMFLSSRPDLGDVSEGEVLTIKNYYRLLKGKVTPVQMEGMRLLLTPFPQQQFNQTDDRKVATAQLGVTCLDCHVNGHTNATFHLNPDTRPQQNRFRIDTVSLRGMFNQLIHGSKRSLRSVEDFTEFEQRTAYFDGDHVTAAKKGVHLPDRSDQVAMMAQMQNMLDFPPAPKMDRLGRLIPEKATQQELRGEELFFGKANCSQCHPAPFYLDNKMHDLQVGRFYEPEMISDHYDVAAGPIKTFTLRGIKDSPPYLHDGRLMTLDDTVAFFNIIFSLQLDQDEQQALAAFMRCL
- a CDS encoding alkaline phosphatase family protein, whose product is MKKVLLIIIDALATRVLEPQLQAGRLPNFSRLIEVGQLHRECIAVFPSITPAATCALATGCYPHEHGIAGAYWYDEDQDDVAYFGTDIWAILNEGIDHYLTDFQHELNCRRLRVPTIFEQIEKHGHLRDAVINLLWFRGTVDHEISWPPLFKLIPGDPAEKLPGPHLMFMGDFVNTPLPRGERLKVRGGITRRYGFHDETTADYLLQLAELDSLPEFTLAYFPNNDFDSHKEGPMKAAKSLEQIDIQLGRLFEIHGELASLLEEYAIVITGDHSQSDLSSAKEAAVDLNEVLEQFQVVKAGSAWESGEDVMVCPNMRAAQIYLQEDSWRNRAAIIDCLLKCKQVDQVVWCDSENGLSESRQVQFHVATFDRGHLTFSLERQHDPMGRDDYGAGWTWTGDLRALDAMVDSEGRIRFGDYPNAFERIATAFFRKSGSLWVTARLGHEFCLPNTACNEKGSHGSLHSLDSTSPVIAAGLPASITLPEKLRSVDVTPLCLMLLDLDPPRRLGESHVT
- a CDS encoding type 1 glutamine amidotransferase domain-containing protein, which produces MPDKQLTGKTIAFLATDGFEQVELTKPWEAIKEAGADVVLVSPKSGTIQGMNHDEKADKFTVDKSIDAVSAENYDGLVLPGGVANPDALRMNDTCVDFVRDFFKQGKPVAAICHGPWTLIEADVVKGRKVTSWPSLKTDLTNAGADWVDEEYVCDQGLVTSRNPDDLPAFCKKAIEEFAEGVHAEQSA
- a CDS encoding AI-2E family transporter, whose amino-acid sequence is MVNENESELRNSAIIVALVAVTIVILGAFASALVLASEICLILFLGVLFGVFLTRLSRLLARYTPLAYAWSLAAVTIGLVLGAFGLVTLFGVQVNSQIMEAIDYADEGIKELRDLADRYPTIKSVLHSTPFARQLIDDESAEQSREETEKDEDSTSDEQRESDSAKNSSKAKEMEQNAIRNTAQRGIKAVAGIFRSSFGLLVNGLLIFFTGVFLAIDPAMYRDGCVKLFPKQRRERAREIMDQMGETLWQWLLGRFATMAITGGGAGLLLWALGIPMAFTLGIITALLSFVPNIGPAVALVLAVLFALPQGGTTVLYVVVGYIALQLIESYVITPVIQQKQAALPPALLLSVQALMGVVFGFLGTAVASPLLAVAKVGIEEVYIKDFLESSENS
- a CDS encoding PRC-barrel domain-containing protein; translated protein: MTTNFATNVLSASTISGDIVKNPKGEELGTIKDLMIDTASGRVAYAVLSFGGFLGMGDKLFAVPFKALDLDADDQCFRLAVEKERLEKAHGFDPNHWPDMADQTWQSEVHGVYGVDPYWD
- a CDS encoding PRC-barrel domain-containing protein; translation: MRYRSITAALAAMALLVASTSVVDAQSTTTTRDARQSNRANDMQGKTVRASEIIGMNVYNPQGEDLAEINDVVLDPNTGKVRYAAVTYGGVLGIGDEMFAVPWEAFECTVDPDDPDDHRLTLDVSKQQLEGAQGFNQDNWPNFADPNFTNDLDRRYRVSRNPDRNRGSNNGLNRNGLNTDRDRNVDVNVDRNGVDVDVDGNRQNRAQ